The genomic interval CAGGCAGGTCAAAAAGAGTCTTGCATATTGCATTGGAGATAAATCTTATAGCATAGTCTTCATATTTTCCAAAAATTCCCAAAATCCTTAAATCAACAACTTTAATGACGGCTTGGTTGCTCGCCTTAAACGGCATTCCGGCCGAAGGCTCATCGCCTCCTCGCTCCAGCCTCTGCTCGCAATCCGCTTCTATATATTTTCCAACAACGTATTTGCAAAAACCATGTTCGTCCTGCGGAATATTTTCCCCGAAATATTCTTCTTTCATTTTAGGTTTATAGTTTCTCGAATCGTAAATTGCGCCTGAGCCTAAATTTATCATTCTTTGAAATTTATCCGAGTGTTTTATAAGATTAAAAAACATCTTTGTATTTTCAAAAAAGATATTTGTAGTGTCTTTTGCATTTCTGTGACCGGCCTTGCAGGCAGCATGGATAACAAAATCAACTTTGTTTTCCGAAAAAAATTGATCAACACTTTTTTCATTTCCAAGATCAAGTTCGTCTCTGGGAGGAGCAATTAAAAAATATTTTTCAGCAAGATATGATTCAAGAATATTTTTCCCGATAAAACCGTTTGAGCCTGTCAATAAAATTTTTTTCTTTGTTAAATTCAAGTTCTTTTCCTTAAAATTATAATATTTATCTATTTGTTAGAAATTTTGGCTAAACAGCATATCGCTTTATAATTTATCCAGCCGCAGTCTATTTCTTTTATTTCGGTTGAAATATTATCAAAGCCGTTAATCTCCAATATTTTTTCTAATGATTTTGGTGTGAAAAAATTAATATGCTCATTCATATAAAACCTGCTTAAAGACAAAATTTTATTTATATATTTTGGAATATCAGAAAAAATTTTATTTATGTATCCGGAATTTTTTAAATCATCTTGATTGTCGATTAATAGAGCTTTGCGTTTGTTGAAAGCTTCTTCCAGATTGGAAAGAAAAGGATTTAAGAAAGAAATGCTCCTGATAATTTTTTTAAATCGAGAAAGGTTGTCGTAAACAAAAGGAAACTCCAGAGGAATTTCAATATATAAAACCGTATTTTTATTCGATAAGTCTTTAATATTTTGTATTATTTCGGAAGGATAAGGCACATGTTCAAGCACATGACAGCACATTATCAAGTCATAGCTATGTTTTTTACACTCATTATAGTTGTTGAGTTTAACAATATTATCAAGCGGCTTAACTCCCGAGATTTCAAAAACAAATTTATTTGCATCAGCCGCTTCATCAATGATAAATTGCCCTTTATCTCCCCCAAAATCCAATATATTTTTAATTTCGGAAATATCAATATTTTTATTAAGTATCCTGAAAAGATTAGCTTTTCTGTTTGCAATTTCAGTTTCATTATTTCCGATTAAATCGTTAATTTTGCTTGTATAATAAGGCTCATGCTTGTAGCGCTGCTGCTGATAATCTTTATCCCTGTAATTTTTATACAAGACTCGGGCTTCATTTTCTTCTAATCTTGGATTGTAAAAAGCAAAATCACAGTTTTTGCACCATGACAAATTAATATCTGAAATGTTATTTCCCCATATTCTTTCGGCTATGAAAGGAGAAATAAAGGCTTTAAAATTTATTATTTGTTTTGAAGCACAAGCAACACACTCATCAACTTTCTTCACTTTTTACCTGCTTTTTGTATAAAATTGTGAAAAATATTTATTATATAATTCAGGTCTTTTTCTTCAATACCCGGCCAGACGCCTATCCAAAAAGTATTATTCATAATAAATTCAGTGTTTGGCAGAGTTTTATAATGTTCTTCTAAGAGTTCATCAGAATATAAAACATCAGAATTATTTATTCTCAAGGGAAAATGGTTGTGTACAAAAACGGGCTGCCTTAAAATATTCCCCGAAAAAAGTAATCGGGTTCCGACATTGTTTTCTTCAAGGAATTTAATTAATTCCAGACGATTAAAACCGGCATTTTCTTTTATTGAAAGCAAAAAGCCAAACCATGAAGGTTCTGATTCAGGCAAAAATTCGGGTAAAATAAAATAATCTTCGAATTTTTTTAAACTTTCATAAAGAATTTTATAATTCCTGTTTCTTTTTTGGATAAAACTTTCAAGCTTATTTATTTGTGCACAGGCAATAGAAGCCTGCCAGTCAGTTATTTTTAAGTTGTA from bacterium carries:
- a CDS encoding NAD(P)-dependent oxidoreductase, translating into MNLTKKKILLTGSNGFIGKNILESYLAEKYFLIAPPRDELDLGNEKSVDQFFSENKVDFVIHAACKAGHRNAKDTTNIFFENTKMFFNLIKHSDKFQRMINLGSGAIYDSRNYKPKMKEEYFGENIPQDEHGFCKYVVGKYIEADCEQRLERGGDEPSAGMPFKASNQAVIKVVDLRILGIFGKYEDYAIRFISNAICKTLFDLPVTIKQNRKFDYLYINDLMPILEYFIENKPKYNAYNITPDKSIELYELAEKVKKISGKNLPVFIKEKGLGLEYSADNSRLKNEFHELNFTEIDKAIKELYEWYNQNHKLINREYLLFDK
- a CDS encoding class I SAM-dependent methyltransferase; the encoded protein is MKKVDECVACASKQIINFKAFISPFIAERIWGNNISDINLSWCKNCDFAFYNPRLEENEARVLYKNYRDKDYQQQRYKHEPYYTSKINDLIGNNETEIANRKANLFRILNKNIDISEIKNILDFGGDKGQFIIDEAADANKFVFEISGVKPLDNIVKLNNYNECKKHSYDLIMCCHVLEHVPYPSEIIQNIKDLSNKNTVLYIEIPLEFPFVYDNLSRFKKIIRSISFLNPFLSNLEEAFNKRKALLIDNQDDLKNSGYINKIFSDIPKYINKILSLSRFYMNEHINFFTPKSLEKILEINGFDNISTEIKEIDCGWINYKAICCLAKISNK